From the Gemmatimonadaceae bacterium genome, one window contains:
- a CDS encoding amidohydrolase family protein gives MPNHSRFRFACAMAGAAMLLPAALAAQRPTLAPAVRQFVAVDTTVVALTHVRVIDGTGAPARDDQTLILRDGQIAAMGPAGSVAVPAGAQVMDLTGKSVIPGLVMMHEHLFYPTGPGVYGNEYVSFPRLYLAGGVTSMRTTGDVGGYGDLRMAAAIKAGEQPGPWIDATAPYVQGPSPFDQMYALKDSADARRYVNFWADAGATSFKAYMNITRPELAVAIDAAHKRGLKITGHLCSVTYREAADLGIDDLEHGFFVSTDFVKDKQPDVCPGQAAGMAALAAVDSSSPAFKSLVQDLVRHHVAVTSTLTVFQTFTPGQPMPPGLDVLDPILKAQFEQYHARVERNPNSIYPKLFADDRAMELAFVHAGGMLLAGTDPTGGGGVIPGYSDQRQAELLVGSGFTPLEAIKICTLNGATYLGRADRIGSLAVGKQADLVVINGNPAANIDDIEKVALVFKQGIGYDPQKLIDSVKGRVGLY, from the coding sequence ATGCCCAACCATTCCCGGTTCCGATTCGCGTGCGCCATGGCTGGCGCCGCCATGCTGCTGCCGGCCGCCCTCGCGGCGCAGCGCCCCACGCTGGCGCCGGCCGTGCGCCAGTTCGTCGCGGTGGACACCACCGTCGTCGCGCTCACCCACGTGCGGGTGATCGACGGCACCGGCGCGCCGGCCCGCGACGACCAGACCCTGATCCTCCGCGACGGCCAGATCGCGGCGATGGGTCCCGCGGGCTCGGTGGCCGTGCCGGCCGGCGCCCAGGTGATGGATCTCACCGGCAAGTCGGTGATCCCCGGGCTCGTCATGATGCACGAGCACCTGTTCTACCCCACCGGCCCCGGCGTATATGGAAATGAATATGTGAGCTTCCCGCGCCTGTACCTGGCCGGCGGGGTGACGTCCATGCGCACCACGGGCGACGTGGGCGGCTACGGCGACCTGCGGATGGCGGCGGCGATCAAGGCCGGCGAGCAGCCCGGACCGTGGATCGACGCCACCGCGCCCTACGTCCAGGGGCCGTCGCCCTTCGACCAGATGTACGCCCTCAAGGACTCCGCCGACGCGCGCCGCTACGTGAACTTCTGGGCCGACGCCGGCGCCACGTCGTTCAAGGCGTACATGAACATCACGCGCCCCGAGCTGGCGGTGGCGATCGATGCCGCCCACAAGCGCGGGCTCAAGATCACCGGCCACCTCTGTTCGGTGACCTATCGCGAGGCGGCCGATCTCGGCATCGACGATCTCGAGCACGGCTTCTTCGTGTCCACCGACTTCGTGAAGGACAAGCAGCCCGATGTGTGTCCGGGGCAGGCGGCCGGCATGGCCGCGCTGGCCGCCGTCGACTCGAGTAGCCCGGCGTTCAAGTCGCTGGTCCAGGATCTGGTGCGGCATCACGTGGCCGTCACCTCCACGCTCACCGTCTTCCAGACGTTCACGCCCGGCCAACCCATGCCACCCGGCCTGGACGTGCTCGATCCGATACTCAAAGCGCAGTTCGAGCAGTATCACGCGCGCGTCGAGCGCAACCCGAACTCGATCTACCCGAAGCTGTTCGCCGATGACCGGGCGATGGAGTTGGCCTTCGTGCACGCCGGCGGGATGCTGCTCGCCGGCACCGATCCGACGGGCGGGGGCGGGGTGATCCCCGGCTACTCCGACCAGCGCCAGGCCGAATTGCTGGTGGGCAGCGGGTTCACGCCGCTCGAGGCGATCAAGATCTGCACGCTGAACGGCGCCACATACCTCGGACGCGCCGACCGCATCGGATCGCTGGCCGTAGGCAAGCAGGCGGACCTCGTGGTGATCAACGGCAACCCCGCGGCGAACATCGACGACATCGAGAAGGTCGCGCTGGTGTTCAAGCAGGGCATCGGGTACGACCCGCAGAAGCTGATCGACTCGGTGAAGGGTAGGGTGGGGCTGTATTGA
- the ggt gene encoding gamma-glutamyltransferase, which yields MTRLHPSRARFAAIAVALATIAVARPAAAQRGLPAMPAHGQPLPIAERSMVITKYGIVAASQPLAARAGVHMLELGGNAVDAAIAANAANGLMEPAMNGVGGDLFAIVYIAKTGKLYGLNSSGWSATGMTPALLESKGIERIPLRGIWGVTVPGAVAGWQALHDRFGTLPLSTLLAPAIAYAKEGFPVTQVIAETWAGYKRALDATREAAATYEIDGHTPREGEIFRNPDLAQTLTRIAEHGRSGFYTGPTAQAILATERRYGGTMTAADLADFQPQWVTPLHVEYRGWTVYELPPNSQGIGALMMLQMMSHFPMADYGFHSTMGLHVMMEAKQLAYADVLRYVGDPRLANVPVDRMLDPAHAAARAALIDPAKATCSEPPSEFSSITDKKGGDTIYLTAIDKDGNIVSLIQSNYEEFGSGLVPGGAGFVLQDRGSLFTLQPDMANTLAPHKRPLHTLMPGFMEKDSVRIGFGIMGGWNQAQAHAQFVADVADYGMNIQQALSAGRFTKPGFSGCSFDIESRVPEAVRDSLSAMGYDLTLYGPRTGHFGWGQALMGTAGGVHYGASDPRHDGEAVPQEIPIGAGKGSRLGGR from the coding sequence ATGACCCGTCTCCACCCGTCTCGCGCCCGCTTCGCCGCCATCGCGGTCGCACTCGCCACGATCGCTGTTGCCAGGCCCGCCGCCGCCCAGCGCGGACTGCCCGCCATGCCCGCCCACGGCCAGCCGCTGCCGATCGCCGAGCGCTCCATGGTGATCACGAAATATGGCATCGTGGCCGCCAGTCAGCCGCTCGCGGCCCGCGCCGGGGTGCATATGCTCGAGCTCGGCGGCAACGCGGTGGACGCCGCGATCGCCGCGAATGCGGCCAACGGCCTCATGGAGCCGGCGATGAACGGCGTGGGCGGTGACCTGTTCGCCATCGTCTACATCGCGAAAACCGGCAAGCTGTACGGGCTCAACTCCAGCGGCTGGTCGGCCACCGGGATGACGCCGGCCCTGCTCGAATCGAAGGGGATCGAGCGCATTCCGCTGCGCGGCATCTGGGGCGTTACCGTGCCCGGGGCGGTCGCCGGCTGGCAGGCCCTGCACGACCGATTCGGCACCTTGCCGTTGTCGACGCTGCTCGCGCCGGCTATCGCCTACGCGAAAGAGGGCTTCCCCGTCACCCAGGTCATCGCCGAGACGTGGGCCGGGTACAAGCGCGCGCTCGACGCGACGCGGGAGGCGGCGGCGACGTACGAGATCGACGGCCACACGCCGCGCGAAGGAGAGATCTTCCGCAACCCCGATCTCGCGCAGACCCTCACGCGCATCGCAGAGCACGGACGCAGCGGGTTCTACACCGGGCCCACCGCCCAAGCCATCCTCGCCACCGAGCGGCGGTACGGCGGCACGATGACGGCCGCCGACCTCGCCGACTTCCAGCCGCAGTGGGTGACTCCGCTGCACGTGGAGTATCGCGGGTGGACGGTGTACGAGTTGCCGCCCAACAGCCAGGGCATCGGCGCCCTGATGATGCTGCAGATGATGTCGCACTTTCCGATGGCCGATTACGGCTTCCATTCCACGATGGGCCTGCACGTCATGATGGAGGCCAAGCAACTGGCGTACGCCGACGTGCTGCGGTACGTCGGCGATCCGCGGCTGGCGAACGTGCCGGTGGACCGGATGCTCGACCCCGCGCACGCGGCGGCGCGCGCCGCGCTGATCGATCCCGCGAAGGCGACGTGCAGCGAGCCGCCGTCCGAGTTCTCGTCGATCACCGACAAGAAGGGGGGCGACACCATCTACCTCACCGCGATCGACAAGGACGGCAACATCGTGTCGCTCATCCAGAGCAACTACGAGGAGTTCGGGTCGGGCCTCGTGCCCGGGGGCGCGGGATTCGTACTGCAGGATCGCGGGTCGCTGTTCACCCTGCAGCCCGACATGGCCAATACGCTCGCGCCGCACAAGCGGCCGTTGCACACGCTCATGCCGGGGTTCATGGAGAAGGACAGCGTCCGGATCGGCTTCGGCATCATGGGGGGCTGGAACCAGGCGCAGGCCCACGCGCAGTTCGTGGCCGACGTGGCCGACTACGGGATGAACATCCAGCAGGCGCTCTCGGCCGGGCGGTTCACGAAGCCCGGGTTCTCGGGATGCAGCTTCGACATCGAGTCGCGCGTCCCCGAGGCCGTGCGCGACTCGCTGTCGGCGATGGGCTACGACCTCACGCTCTACGGCCCGCGCACCGGCCACTTCGGATGGGGCCAGGCGCTGATGGGCACAGCTGGCGGCGTGCACTACGGCGCCAGCGACCCGCGGCACGACGGCGAGGCGGTGCCTCAGGAAATTCCAATCGGCGCGGGCAAGGGGTCGCGGTTGGGCGGGAGGTAG
- a CDS encoding pyruvate, water dikinase regulatory protein translates to MTATRTVFFISDGTGLTAESLGHSLMSQFEGIAFRQVRIPFVDSTEKAMECLAQVRAARTLDGVRPVVISTLVNPELSQRLREADALILDFFETFIAPLESEFHARSSHAIGKSRKVATSLDYTNRIEAVNFALAHDDGVSSLGLDDADIILVGVSRSGKTPTSLYLALQFSVKAANFPLIPEDFERKKLPDDLNRHREKLFGLSISADRLHRIREARRPASDYSSLANCRYEVEAAQRMMTREGIRWLDSSTKSIEELSATIIQIAKLDRPSY, encoded by the coding sequence ATGACCGCTACACGCACGGTTTTCTTCATTTCTGACGGTACCGGACTCACCGCCGAATCGCTGGGCCACAGCCTGATGTCGCAGTTCGAGGGAATCGCCTTCCGGCAGGTGCGCATTCCGTTCGTGGACAGCACGGAGAAGGCGATGGAATGCCTGGCCCAGGTCCGCGCCGCCCGCACCCTGGACGGCGTGCGCCCCGTGGTGATCTCGACCTTGGTGAACCCCGAGTTGTCGCAGCGGCTGCGCGAGGCCGACGCCCTGATCCTCGACTTCTTCGAGACGTTCATCGCGCCGCTGGAGTCAGAATTCCACGCCCGCAGTTCCCATGCCATCGGGAAATCCCGCAAGGTAGCTACCAGTCTCGACTACACGAACCGCATCGAGGCCGTGAACTTCGCCCTGGCCCACGACGACGGGGTGTCGAGTCTCGGCCTGGACGACGCGGACATCATCCTCGTGGGGGTGTCGCGCAGCGGCAAGACACCGACCAGCCTGTATCTGGCGCTCCAATTCAGCGTGAAGGCCGCCAATTTTCCCCTGATTCCCGAGGATTTCGAGCGGAAAAAGCTGCCCGATGACCTGAATCGGCACCGGGAGAAGCTGTTCGGGTTGTCCATCAGCGCGGATCGGCTGCACCGCATCCGCGAGGCACGCCGCCCGGCGAGCGACTATTCCTCGCTCGCCAACTGCCGCTACGAGGTGGAAGCGGCCCAGCGCATGATGACCCGCGAGGGCATTCGCTGGCTCGACTCGTCGACGAAGTCGATCGAGGAGTTGTCGGCGACGATCATACAGATCGCGAAGTTGGATCGACCCTCGTATTGA